From Lewinellaceae bacterium:
TCTCTTTGTCTGCTTCGGCAAAATCACTGCCGTCCAGAATGGATTCGGTAGAGCGAACTTCTACTACCTCGACGATCCGTTCTGTTCCGTCGGCAAGCTTAAAGGAAGTCTTGATTTTCGCATCCGAAGGCACGATGCCCTGGATGATACCCGCCTTGAGGTACCATTCCCGGCTGCCGTCCTTTTCGCGGTAGCCCACTTCGTATTCCTTTTTGGGAGGCGCGAATTCGTTGCGGAGAAAATTCTGGTTGTCGTCTTGGGCTTTAGACATGCCCAGGATGGGGATTTGGTTGTCTATATTGCTGCGCACTTCCATTTCCACCCGCCGGATCAGTTCCCGGTAGCTGATCCGGCTTCCGCTTTGTTCCAGGGTTTTCAGCAAACTATAAGTGAAGATGCCGTGCTTTCTTTTCCGGAGGCCTTCGCCTTCCCTCACCACCTCCAGCGTTTTTTCATGAGACTTCTCTGAATCCCGCGCGGCGGAAAGGTTGACGTAGCGGCCGTGGGCGAGGCCTCCAACCCGAACCTTGTCCTGCCCGGGTTGAAAGGGCACATAAAATTCATTGCCTGCCCGGTCGAAGCCCAGTATCTTGCTTTCTTCAGATACCGCAACCCCGGTTTCCTCCATGCGCGCCCGGATGTCTTTTTCATCGCTCCGGGTATTGCTCCCGGAAAAGCAGCAGTCCATAATGGATAAAAAGTGCACTCCGGGCGGATCATTTTCCTTTCTGTCGAAAGCAGCTTTGCCGTGCAGCGCCCTGGCGATCAGGTAGCCCAGTTCCTTGTCGAGCAGGTCGTGTTGGCCGGATTCCCGGTTGTTGTAACAAACCATGGTCTGAATGACGCCCAGGGGGGAGATATTCTCAAATGCCGGCGGCGCTTCGATGTAGGAGCCGTGGCCGCTGTAGTAAAGCAGGCCGAAGTCTCCTTGCGCAGGGTTGGCCCCCTGATAATGGCCGAAGCCTTCGATGATATTCTGCCGGGTGGGTTCCCGGTAGGTTATGCCCCGGTTTTGAAGCATAAGCGCCTCGTCTGCATCGAGCGGCGCCAGCAGGTAGGCCGGTTTCCATTCATAGGGGCCGCCGTTTTCGGCGGGCTGCGCCTGGCACAGTTTTTCAAAATAATCGCTGACGGCAAGCACATCGTTGATGCAGCCTTCCAGGGGGCTGCGTTCATATCCGTTGATGCCGATGAGCACGGCGTAGAGGGTAGGCATAGGGTTTAGGGTTTTGGACTAAAATTAACAATTTTGGCAACAAAGCAGGAAACCTTCCTTCACCAATCCTCAAACGGGTCCTTCCCGGTTTGCGCCACGTAGCGGGCCAGCGAGCGGTAGGAGGAATAGTACTTATAGATATTGCTCACATAGGCCACAGTTTCCTGGCCGATCTCCCGGGCGGCAATGACCTCTACGTTATCGAACCAGACGTTGGGGTCCAGCCCTCTGTCTTCGGCTTTTTTCTGCAGGTTCCGGATGCGGGCGGGCCCGGCATTGTTGGCGGCAACGGCAAAGAGGCCGGCATTGAGGGAATCGATGTCGGGGCTGACAAAATATTGGTCGATGAGAAAGCGCAGGTATTTGGCGCCGGCCTCGATATTGCCTTCCAGGCTATGGATTTCGGGGATGCCGACATTGGGATCTTCGGCAGTGCTGGGCTTGATCTGCATAATGCCAACAGCCCCTGCCGGGCTGACGAGGCCAGTAGTGAGGCGCGACTCCTGAAATCCCTGGGCTGCCAGCAGCAGCCAGTCGAGTTCGTATTGTTTGCCATATTTCATAAAGCAGTCGCGCGTAGCGCGGAACCGCAGGCGGTCTTCATAAGACAAAGCCTTTTTCACGTAATCCGCTTTGGTGAGATAGCGGTTGAAGATCACATTGCCCAATAGCTGTCCCTTGCGGTTCCGGAGGACGAATTCGTCCACTGCTGCTTTCAACCCGGGGCTGCCCTTGCGTATGGCCCAGGCGACCTCCCCGCCCTCGTGGATGGCAATATTGTGATGAATGGTAAGCCCCGTGAACACCTGCGCCCAGAACCGCCCTTTTTCCTCATCGATGATGGTCATGCCGAAAAGGCCGGCGTTAACCATCTCCAGTATGTCTTCATCTTCGAGGCGCTCTTCCACCAGCGCGATGCCGATTTCGGGCTTGCCCATCTGCCGCAGAGAATCGTTGACAGGCTGCAGATGCTCGAAGAAGCTGCTCGACCGGCGGATGTAGACGGTTTGCCCCAATAGGATTTCGTCATTTTGCCCCGGCGCCGCTCCCGGGCCGGTAGCCAGCACTTCGCGGGCGCCGGTAAAGACCGGAGCAGAAAAATCAACCACTTTTTGCCGTTCCGGAGTGATCGTAAGCCCGGCCACCACAATGTCGCCGTAGCCTTCCACCAGGGCGGGGATCAGCTGATCGCGGGTCAGAGGGATGAAAACAATGCTTATTTTATGGGCCCTGCCCCGGTGGCTGTTCAACTCCTTTTCGAAATAAGACATGGCCTCATAGGCCATGCCGCTGCGTTCGGCTCCGTTGATGTAGTAATTCGTCGGGCTGTAAGGCACCAGCGCCCGGATGCGGCGGCGGGCGGCCATTCCGTCCAGGTCTCCGGCCCATCGTTCGTTGAGGCCGATGACGTCATCCAGGGGATCGAAACGCTCCATCTGAAGGCCCGTCGTATCGGAATTTTTGGCTCCGGTTTGGTTAGGACCGGCATCAGGATCAGATGCCTGGCGGCAGGATTGAACCAGGAATAAGGCTAGAAAAAGGGCAAAACCACCCAGCGGTGGGGGGGCGTTAATAGTCCTCATGGGTTTTAGTTTGGTTAGCGGTGTTATTCTCGCGTATCAAGTTAAGAAAAAAAGAAGAAGAATGGTACGTTCTCAATATGGTTTCACACCAGGGGCTACAACAGGATTTTCACGCGACGGCGCAACGGCGCAAAGAATTTGATATCGAAAACCTCGTCTTTAATTGTAGATCGTTGCGTCGTTGCGTCGTTGCGTGAGGAGTATTGAGAAGTTGCGAAGAATGGTAACAAGCGCCGTATTTACAACTTGTTGCCTTAAATTATGCGCTCTATATTAGCTTGGTGCAAAAGAATCGCGTTTCAACAAAAACGATGGAATTTATGGGCCAATTCGCGCAAACCAACAACATCCGGCTTCACTACATCGACCATGGCGGCCAGGGCCCCAAACTGCTTTTGCTGCCCGGGCTGACTGCCAACGCCCATGCTTTCGACGGTTATATCGGCGCAGGGCTCGCCCGGTATTTCCATGTTTATACGGCAGACCTTCGCGGGCGTGGATTAAGCGATAAACCGGAACGAGGCTATGCGATGACCGACCACGCCAAAGACATCATCGGGCTGCTCGATCAGCTCGGTATGGGCCGCATCCTGCTGGGGGGGCATTCTTTCGGCGCCTTGCTCGGCATTTACATCGCCGCCAATTATCCGGAACGAGTGGAAAGGCTGATCCTCGTCGATGCCGCCGCCCGCATGCATCCGCAGGTCAAGGAATTGGTGGGGCCATCCATGCTGCGCCTCGGCCGGCAATGGCCTTCTTTTGAAGATTACCTGGAAAAGATCAAAGCCGCTCCTTTCCTGGAAGGGCGCTGGCATCCGGACATGGAGGGCTACTACCGCGCCGACGTTTACAACCTGCCGGAGGGCGGCGTGACAACTTATTCTGCTCTTGCCCACATTCAGCAGGCCATCGAAGGCGCCCTGGGCCTGGGGGAAGAATGGCTGCGCCTGATCCGCTCGGTGCAAAAGCCTGCCCTGCTCATCAATGCCACCGGCCCCTACGGCCCGCCGGATGCCCCCGCCATTCTACCCAAAGAACTTGCCCTGGAAACGGCCGATATGATGCAGGATTGCCGTTATGTGGAAGTGCCTGGCAACCACGTGACCATGCTCTACGGGAAAGGCGCGGAGGAGAGTGTGAAGGCGGTGGTTGAGTGGTTGAATTGTTAGATGGTTAAATGGTTGGATGGTTAGATGGCTAAATTCCCAGCATCTGACACAGGCTACGGCAAGTGTCGCTAATCGCGCCATCTGCGTTTAGCCGAGGCTGGTATGCGTTCTTCCCAACCCAGGCTAAGCACAACAAATCCCATCACCAATCCGTATGAAATATCCCCTCCTTATCCACCCGTTCATAGGTGTGTGAGCCGAAGTAATCGCGCTGAGCCTGCACCAGGTTGAGCGGGAGGCGCTCGCTGCGGTAGGCGTCGAAGTAAGCCAGTGCGGAGCTCAGCGCCATGGTGGGTACGCCGAAGTCGATGGCCGTTTTGAGAATGGCGCGGGCAGCGTGCTGGCTATGGAGCAATAAATCGTGGAAAGCCGGCGAGAGCAGCAGGTTGCGCAGGGCGGGCTGGTCCTGGTAGGCCTGCCGCATGTCTTCCAGCAGATTGGCGCGGATGATGCAGCCGCCGCGCCAGATTTTGGCCACGGTTTTCATATCCAGGGCATAGTTGTATTCTTCCGAGGCCTCCGCCAGGAGGTGCATGCCCTGGGCGTAGGTGACGATGAAGGCGAAGTGCAGCGCTTCTCCCACCTGAGTGATGACCTGTTCTTTATTCACTTTTGGGGTATCCTCGATGGCGCGGACGTAGTGAGGAGCAGCCTGCCTGCGTTCCATTTTCAGGCTGGAGACGCCCCGCATGGTCACGGCGGCGTCGATGGTGGGAATGCCGATGCCCAGGTCCATGGCGTTCTGGGAAGTCCATTTGCCGGTGCCTTTCTGTTTGGCCTTGTCCAGGATTTTATCGACCAGCCAGCCGCTGCCCTGATCGTCGCGTTTGGCGAAGATGTCGGCGGTGATTTCGATGAGGAAGGATTCGAGTGCACTGTGGTTCCACTGATCGAAAGTATGGTGCAGTTCTTCGTTGCTCAGGCCCCCGATGGTTTTCAGGATGTCGTAGGCTTCGGCGATAAGCTGCATCAGGCCGTATTCGATGCCGTTGTGCACCATCTTGACGTAGTGCCCGGCAGAGGTGTTGCCCAGGTAGGCCACGCAGGGGTCGCCGTCCACTTTGGCGGACACCGCCTCCAGGATAGGCCCCACCAGGTTGTAGGATTCGATATTGCCGCCCGGCATGATGCTGGGCCCCCGGCGCGCGCCTTCCGAGCCCCCGGAGACGCCCACGCCCAGAAACCGCATGCCTTTCATTTTCATGTATTCCACCCGGCGGTTGGTATCCTCAAAATAGGAGTTGCCGCCGTCGATGATGAGGTCGCCCTTGTCGAGGTGAGGGAGCAGGGATTCGATGACGTTGTCGACGGCTTTGCCGGCAGGAACCAGCAGCATGATTTTGCGGGGCTGCCGCAGCATGGCAACAAACTCGGCGGTATTGGTCGTGCCGGTTACCGGGTGATCGCCGGATTCCTCGTTGAGGGCCTGGGCTTTTTCTGCGTCCAAATCCAGGCCCGCGGCAGAGAAGCCGTGGTCGGCGACGTTAAGGAGGAAATTGCGGCCCATAACGCCCAGGCCGATCATGCCAAAATCATAGGTGGAACTCATAGGGTGTTTTTAGTTTGGGGTTCAAGCCAGACGGCAATGTGGAATTCCCGCCTGACAACAACCCTGCTGTATTATTTGAAGGAATCATTTTCAATGCTAACCAGCTTATCCAGCCGCCGCTGGTGGCGGGCTTCGCCGCTGTAATGAGCCTTGAGGAAAGCAAAAAGAATCTCTTTAGCCAGCTCCGGGCCGATGACCCGGCCGCCCAGGCAGAGCAGGTTCAGCTCGTCGTGCTCTACGCCCTGGTGGGCGGAGTAGGTCTCGGTGATGAGCGCCGCCCGCACGCCCTTGAACTTATTGGCGACGATAGCCGCCCCCACGCCGCTGCCGCAAATGGCGATTCCGCGGTCGACCAGCCCGGCGGCCACTGCCCGCGCCAGGGGCGCGACATAGTCGGGGTAGTCGTCCTTCTGATCCAGCGTTTCGGCGCCGAAATCGGTGACGTGATAGCCTTCGTCTTCCAGAAGGCCAAGCAGGTGTTGTTTGAGCGTAAAACCACCATGATCGGCGGCGATTCCAATTTTCATGACAATTTGTAGTATTTTGAGAAAACTTTGCCAGCGCAATAAGCTTTTATCATAACAGATATTTACAGAAGTAGGTTGTTATGCGGTTTTGCTTTGAAAAGCAAAGATAATGATAGATCGCATACAAGCCTAATAAACGATTAATCGAACCCAATATGGACCCACAGGTACTTGTCATTTTCGGAGCTTCCGGCGACCTGGCGCAGCGCAAGCTCATCCCGGCGCTTTACGCTCTTTACAAGGGGAAATTCCTTCCGGAGCATTTTGCCGTGCTCGGCGTCAGCCGGACCAATTATTCCGATGACGAATTCCGCAAGGAAGTTTTTCTGGACAACCCCCATCTCAACGGAGACGAAAAGGAGGAAGGCTTCGCCAAAATGCTCTTTTACCAGGAGATAGATACGCTGGCTTCGGAAGATTACAAGAAGGTGCGCACTCGCCTGGCTGAGATCGATGAGAACTGGAAAACGGGGGGCAATTACATTTTTTACCTGTCGGTACCGCCCAGCTTGTATCCTAAAGTGCCGGCTTTTCTGGCGGAGCAGGGCCTCAACAATCACGAAAAGGGCTGGAAGCGGCTGGTTATCGAGAAGCCCTTTGGCTACGACCTCAAATCGGCGCGGTCCCTCAACCAGGAATTGCAGCAGTACTTTGATGAAGACCAGATTTACCGCATTGACCACTATCTGGGTAAAGAAACGGTGCAGAACCTGTTGGTGACGCGCTTCGCCAACGGCATTTTCGAGCCCCTCTGGAACCGCAACTACATTCACCACATCGAGATCACCGCCGCCGAAAATATCGGCGTCGGGAAGCGGGGTGGCTACTACGACCATTCCGGCGCCCTGCGGGATATGGTGCAAAACCACTTGCTGCAGGTGGTCGCCCACGCGGCCATGGAGCCGCCTACGACTGCCGACGCCGCTTCTATCCGCAATGAAAAGTTGAAATTGTTCC
This genomic window contains:
- a CDS encoding transporter substrate-binding domain-containing protein, coding for MRTINAPPPLGGFALFLALFLVQSCRQASDPDAGPNQTGAKNSDTTGLQMERFDPLDDVIGLNERWAGDLDGMAARRRIRALVPYSPTNYYINGAERSGMAYEAMSYFEKELNSHRGRAHKISIVFIPLTRDQLIPALVEGYGDIVVAGLTITPERQKVVDFSAPVFTGAREVLATGPGAAPGQNDEILLGQTVYIRRSSSFFEHLQPVNDSLRQMGKPEIGIALVEERLEDEDILEMVNAGLFGMTIIDEEKGRFWAQVFTGLTIHHNIAIHEGGEVAWAIRKGSPGLKAAVDEFVLRNRKGQLLGNVIFNRYLTKADYVKKALSYEDRLRFRATRDCFMKYGKQYELDWLLLAAQGFQESRLTTGLVSPAGAVGIMQIKPSTAEDPNVGIPEIHSLEGNIEAGAKYLRFLIDQYFVSPDIDSLNAGLFAVAANNAGPARIRNLQKKAEDRGLDPNVWFDNVEVIAAREIGQETVAYVSNIYKYYSSYRSLARYVAQTGKDPFEDW
- a CDS encoding alpha/beta fold hydrolase encodes the protein MGQFAQTNNIRLHYIDHGGQGPKLLLLPGLTANAHAFDGYIGAGLARYFHVYTADLRGRGLSDKPERGYAMTDHAKDIIGLLDQLGMGRILLGGHSFGALLGIYIAANYPERVERLILVDAAARMHPQVKELVGPSMLRLGRQWPSFEDYLEKIKAAPFLEGRWHPDMEGYYRADVYNLPEGGVTTYSALAHIQQAIEGALGLGEEWLRLIRSVQKPALLINATGPYGPPDAPAILPKELALETADMMQDCRYVEVPGNHVTMLYGKGAEESVKAVVEWLNC
- the gndA gene encoding NADP-dependent phosphogluconate dehydrogenase yields the protein MSSTYDFGMIGLGVMGRNFLLNVADHGFSAAGLDLDAEKAQALNEESGDHPVTGTTNTAEFVAMLRQPRKIMLLVPAGKAVDNVIESLLPHLDKGDLIIDGGNSYFEDTNRRVEYMKMKGMRFLGVGVSGGSEGARRGPSIMPGGNIESYNLVGPILEAVSAKVDGDPCVAYLGNTSAGHYVKMVHNGIEYGLMQLIAEAYDILKTIGGLSNEELHHTFDQWNHSALESFLIEITADIFAKRDDQGSGWLVDKILDKAKQKGTGKWTSQNAMDLGIGIPTIDAAVTMRGVSSLKMERRQAAPHYVRAIEDTPKVNKEQVITQVGEALHFAFIVTYAQGMHLLAEASEEYNYALDMKTVAKIWRGGCIIRANLLEDMRQAYQDQPALRNLLLSPAFHDLLLHSQHAARAILKTAIDFGVPTMALSSALAYFDAYRSERLPLNLVQAQRDYFGSHTYERVDKEGIFHTDW
- the rpiB gene encoding ribose 5-phosphate isomerase B; translated protein: MKIGIAADHGGFTLKQHLLGLLEDEGYHVTDFGAETLDQKDDYPDYVAPLARAVAAGLVDRGIAICGSGVGAAIVANKFKGVRAALITETYSAHQGVEHDELNLLCLGGRVIGPELAKEILFAFLKAHYSGEARHQRRLDKLVSIENDSFK
- a CDS encoding glucose-6-phosphate dehydrogenase, coding for MDPQVLVIFGASGDLAQRKLIPALYALYKGKFLPEHFAVLGVSRTNYSDDEFRKEVFLDNPHLNGDEKEEGFAKMLFYQEIDTLASEDYKKVRTRLAEIDENWKTGGNYIFYLSVPPSLYPKVPAFLAEQGLNNHEKGWKRLVIEKPFGYDLKSARSLNQELQQYFDEDQIYRIDHYLGKETVQNLLVTRFANGIFEPLWNRNYIHHIEITAAENIGVGKRGGYYDHSGALRDMVQNHLLQVVAHAAMEPPTTADAASIRNEKLKLFQSLRPIGESEVEKYAIRGQYIGASIEGERVPGYREEEGVNKESTTETFVALKFFIDNWRWADVPFYIRTGKRLPTKATEIVVYFKSPPHHLFRSELDLMNMNNQLIIRVQPDEGILLKFGMKVPGAGFKVKNVGMDFHYSDLTKAVVPEAYQRLIIDVMKGDATLYARGDSVEVAWKFVDPILNAWKNQENIKLYGYPAGTWGPEVANKLIEGDNVSWRNPCSNLTDSGDYRLL